The sequence CCAGCCTGTTCCGTCGTGCTGTGGCGAGCTTCTCAAGGCCTGGCTCCGAACAGCCGGGCACCGATCACTTGGGCGACCTCGGGGTGGCCGAGATACTCCTCGATGTCGTGGGTTCGGCCGGCGGGGTTGGTGACGGGGGTTTCGGCCAGCTCTCCCTGCCAGTGGTCGCCCAGAGGGCACCCGATGGTGACCGGATCGATCGGGCACCAGGCGTTGAACCAATGGGCCACCCGTTCGGGGCGTTTGGGGCCGCCGGTGAGCAGGTGGCGGTACACGCCGTCCATGCCCAATGGGCTGCCGGCGGTGACGAGAAGCTCGACGTCGACTCCGAGATCAAGCCGGGTGAGCAGGTCCATGGCGACGACCGTGCCCAGGCTATGGCTGACCAGCACCAATGTGCCGGTCGCGGGCATCGTTTGGAGCACGCAGTCCAAGACCGTCTCGCGAACTTGTGGGTCACCGAGGTAGGCGGCGACGTCTGTGAAGAAGGTGGCGATGGTCAGCCGGTCCAGGCTGGTGGTGGCGGCCAGCCAGCTCAGTCCCCGGTGCACGGCGTCGGCCGTCCGGTCCAGCCCTTCCAGGGAGGTCGGGGCTTCGGCGGGCATGCCTGCTTGGGTGGCGGCCTCGGTGATCAGCTGCTCGTACAGCCGCCGGGCGGCGTCGGAGTCCGGCGCGATGACCGCTGCCGGATCGACGAGCCGCTCCAGCGAGCGGAAGATCGCCTCACGGGGTTGCAGGGCCTGAACAAGCCTGTCGCCGTAGAAGGGCCACCAGACATCGGCTGGTTCGATCGTAGCCAGCCCTGCGCGGGTGAGCCCGCCGTTCAATCCGGCGGTCCAGTATCGGCGCAGCCGCTCAGGGTCACGTCCCTGCTGAGCGCGGCCGTGCAGGAAGACCAGGTGCCGGGCACCACCGAACGCGGCCGCGCCGGCGGTCAGGCCGCGACGGACGTCAGCCGCCGGGGTAGTCGAAGGTCGTGTCGCGGCCAGGTCCGTGACGACCTCGACGGCTGGTTCGGCGAGCGGGCGTGCGGCGAAGGGCGCACCGGATCCCGCGACGGCCGGTTGCGGGGCGCCACCGTCCTGAAGCCCGGACTCCGGACCCATCTCGGTCAGGAACGCCCGGCGGCTGTCATCGAGCGGCAGCGTGGCCAGATGCTTGAGGATGACGCTGATGCGCACGCCCTCGTTGGAGATCCATTCAATGGCGTCGTCACCGTCGCCGGGCTGCCAAACCCGGTCGTCCCGTCGCAGGATACGGCCTTGGCTGTCGGTTTTAGGCACGCCGCTGTGATGGAGCGCCGTCACTTCCCACTGGTCGTTGTAGACCGGGGAGCCGGAACTGCCGGGCTCGGTGTCGGTCCGATAGTGGATGAAGTCATCCCAACGGTTCTCCAGCCGATTCTCGCGGATGGAGATCTCCTTCAACCGGCCACGGGGGTGGCCGATGATGTTGACTGATTCTCCGATGACCAGTTTGCCCAGTTGGACACTGAGCCTGTTCCAGCCGAACGTCTCACCCGCGAGCCGGCCTGCGGCATCGGCGCCGACCAAGACCAAGGCGAAGTCCAGGTCCTGGTCGGCGACGAAGAAGGTATCCGGATCCAGGCGGAAACGTTTGGCCGGCTCCGGGGTGTTGTCGATGGTGACCTGAGCGTCGAACTCCACGAAGGCCCGGTGCGCCGCCTCGACGTCGGGGAATACATGGTGGTTGGTCAGCAGCAACCTCGGCGACACCAGGAAGCCGGTGCCGACGGGTAGTTCACGG comes from Streptosporangium roseum DSM 43021 and encodes:
- a CDS encoding trypsin-like serine peptidase, translating into MNIQEKVQELGLGHAQAAADRYRQSDGAREEVERRRDQGAVFPDSPEALAARITRLIQRNGVPVEAVLETTRAESLDLPEMRERILGISKDLQAWSFLPRGARAARTVARISVSENGRELPVGTGFLVSPRLLLTNHHVFPDVEAAHRAFVEFDAQVTIDNTPEPAKRFRLDPDTFFVADQDLDFALVLVGADAAGRLAGETFGWNRLSVQLGKLVIGESVNIIGHPRGRLKEISIRENRLENRWDDFIHYRTDTEPGSSGSPVYNDQWEVTALHHSGVPKTDSQGRILRRDDRVWQPGDGDDAIEWISNEGVRISVILKHLATLPLDDSRRAFLTEMGPESGLQDGGAPQPAVAGSGAPFAARPLAEPAVEVVTDLAATRPSTTPAADVRRGLTAGAAAFGGARHLVFLHGRAQQGRDPERLRRYWTAGLNGGLTRAGLATIEPADVWWPFYGDRLVQALQPREAIFRSLERLVDPAAVIAPDSDAARRLYEQLITEAATQAGMPAEAPTSLEGLDRTADAVHRGLSWLAATTSLDRLTIATFFTDVAAYLGDPQVRETVLDCVLQTMPATGTLVLVSHSLGTVVAMDLLTRLDLGVDVELLVTAGSPLGMDGVYRHLLTGGPKRPERVAHWFNAWCPIDPVTIGCPLGDHWQGELAETPVTNPAGRTHDIEEYLGHPEVAQVIGARLFGARP